The DNA sequence CCATGTCCAGCCAGGAGACCATCCCAATCGCGACAAAAATTAACAAGATGTTCTGGCCAAAGAAGGTTACCAGCAGAATGACGAAGAACATGAAGGGAAACGAGTTGAGGATTTCCAGCAGACGCATCATCACCGAATCCACTTTGCCGCCGAGATAACCAGAAAGCGAGCCGTACAGCGTCCCCAGCACCACCGCCACCAGCGCAGCAGCTACGCCGACCATTAATGAGATACGCCCGCCAATGGCCACACGCACCAGCAGGTCACGTCCTGAAGAATCGGTACCAAAGTAATGCGCGGACTCCATATCAGGCGCGCTGGACATCATGCCCCAATCGGTATCGTAATAGGAGAACTGCGAAACCATCGGCGCGATGGTGACAAACAGCGCAATGATCACCAGCACTATCAGGCTGGCAACCGCGGCGCGGTTATGCATAAAGCGGCGGCGGGCATCCTGCCAAAGACTGCGTCCCTCGACTTCCAGTTTTTCACTGAAGTTTTCCAGCGCCTCGTTGTTTTTCTTACTTAACATCATGGCGAGCCCCAGCGTCAGTAACGGATCTTCGGATCGATAACGGCATACAGCACGTCAACAATCGCGTTAAACAGAATGGTCAATGCGCCAACCAGAATGGTCAGACTGAGTACCAGCGAGTAATCACGGTTCAGCGCGCCGTTGACGAACAGTTGACCAATTCCCGGCAGGCCGTAAATGGTTTCGATAACCATCGAGCCGGTAATAATGCCGACAAAAGCGGGTCCCATATAGGACAGCACCGGCAACAGCGCGGGTTTTAAAGCGTGGCGCAGAATGATGCGGCGCATCGGCAAGCCTTTTGCGCGTGCTGTGCGAATGAAGTTGGAGTGCAGGACTTCAATCATGGAGCCGCGGGTAATACGCGCGATGCTGGCGATGTAGGCCAGCGACAGAGCTACCATCGGCAAAATCATATACTGCAGCGCCCCGCCGTTCCATCCTCCGCCCGGTAGCCAGTGCAGCGTGATTGCAAAAATCATGACCAGCAAAGGTGCGACGACGAAACTGGGTATGACAACCCCGGTCATTGCCACCCCCATCACCACGAAGTCCCATTTAGTGTTTTGCTTCAATGCCGCAATAACGCCGGCGGTCACGCCGAGTACCACGGCCAGAAAAAACGCCGCCATGCCTAATTTGGCAGATACCGGGAAACTTGAGGCCACCAGATCGTTAACTGAATAGTCTTTATACTTAAAGGAAGGACCGAAATCACCGTGCGCCAGCTGCTTCAGATAATTGAAGTACTGGGTCATGATAGGGTCGTTTAAATGGTATTTTGCTTCAATATTCGCCATCACTTCCGGCGGCAGCGTACGCTCGCCGGTAAAAGGGCTACCAGGCGCAAGACGCATCATAAAGAAGGAGATGGTAATTAGAATAAATAGCGTCGGAATCGCTTCCAGACAGCGACGAAAGATAAATTTTAACATTGCCCGTACCTTCTGGCGTGTGCCTTCAATAGTGCGATGAAATAGACACCGTGAGGCAGGCGATAATGCCTGCCCCACGTATTGCCATTAGTGCTTCACAATGTACATGTTTCTTGTGTAGGTATTATCCAGCGGATCTTTGCCGGTATATCCACCTACCCACGGCTTAACCAGACGGGCGTTAACATAATAGAAGACCGGAACGATGACCGAGTCTTTATCCAGCTGCTGCTCAGATTGGGCATACAGGTCTGCACGTTTCGCTTCGTCGCTGGTTT is a window from the Klebsiella oxytoca genome containing:
- the oppB gene encoding oligopeptide ABC transporter permease OppB encodes the protein MLKFIFRRCLEAIPTLFILITISFFMMRLAPGSPFTGERTLPPEVMANIEAKYHLNDPIMTQYFNYLKQLAHGDFGPSFKYKDYSVNDLVASSFPVSAKLGMAAFFLAVVLGVTAGVIAALKQNTKWDFVVMGVAMTGVVIPSFVVAPLLVMIFAITLHWLPGGGWNGGALQYMILPMVALSLAYIASIARITRGSMIEVLHSNFIRTARAKGLPMRRIILRHALKPALLPVLSYMGPAFVGIITGSMVIETIYGLPGIGQLFVNGALNRDYSLVLSLTILVGALTILFNAIVDVLYAVIDPKIRY
- the oppC gene encoding oligopeptide ABC transporter permease OppC — encoded protein: MMLSKKNNEALENFSEKLEVEGRSLWQDARRRFMHNRAAVASLIVLVIIALFVTIAPMVSQFSYYDTDWGMMSSAPDMESAHYFGTDSSGRDLLVRVAIGGRISLMVGVAAALVAVVLGTLYGSLSGYLGGKVDSVMMRLLEILNSFPFMFFVILLVTFFGQNILLIFVAIGMVSWLDMARIVRGQTLSLKRKEFIEAAQVGGVSTGNIVIRHIVPNVLGVVVVYASLLVPSMILFESFLSFLGLGTQEPLSSWGALLSDGANSMEVSPWLLLFPAGFLVVTLFCFNFIGDGLRDALDPKDR